Within the Neorhodopirellula lusitana genome, the region ACCTGAAACACGCGATGCGACTCGCATCAATCAACAAATTCGCATTACACCGATTCGCGTTGTCAGCGAAACCGGTGAACAGCTTGGGATCATTCCCACTGAGCAAGCTCTTGAGCGAGCACGCGATGCAGGCCTCGACTTAGTCGAAGTTGCCCCGGGCGAACGTCCGCCGGTTTGTCGAATCATGGATTACGGCAAATTCAAGTACGATAAGAACAAGAAAAAGAACAGCGGCGCTTCGCACACGAAGACGAAAGAAATTCGTTTGCGGCCTAAAACCGGTGACGAAGACATTCGCACCAAAATCCGCCAAGCGGAAAAGTTCTTAGAGCACAAAGACAAAGTTCAGGTCAGCGTTCTGTTCCGTGGACGTGAGATGGCTCACATCGAAGAAGGCCGCAAGGTCATGGAGCAGGTCATCGAGATCC harbors:
- the infC gene encoding translation initiation factor IF-3, with translation MALARRNVQPETRDATRINQQIRITPIRVVSETGEQLGIIPTEQALERARDAGLDLVEVAPGERPPVCRIMDYGKFKYDKNKKKNSGASHTKTKEIRLRPKTGDEDIRTKIRQAEKFLEHKDKVQVSVLFRGREMAHIEEGRKVMEQVIEILSEHGKVETKPQQHGRRMICMIAPR